TTACAAGAAGGAATGGGCGAAAAGCTGAAAGTTGGTGTTGCTCAAAACCAAATTGCTTTTAAAATTGGCTCAATTACAATGAGTTCACTTTTAATAGAAGGCACATTTCCAAACTACGAACAGGTAATTCCCAAAAAATTTGATTTACAGGTAAAAGTAAAAACAAAAGAAGCATTATCAGCTGTACGCCAAATTTCAACTATCGCAAACGATAAAACATCTTCAATACGCCTTTCATTTGGAAAAGGATTGTTGAGGTTCTCTTCATCTCAAGGCAATGGTTCAGGCGAGGTAGAAATAGATATAGACCATACGGGCCAGGCATTAGACATTGCGTTTAACCCCGTTTTTGTAAATGACATCTTAAAAAATATAGATGAAGATGAGATAGTTTTTGAGTTAACCGGTTCACTTAACCCCGCGGTAATCAGGCCGGCAACAGACAAAAATTATATTTGCGTTATAATGCCAATGAAGGTCTAAAAATGGCCTTTCTTACTCCCAAAGAGATAATCACAAAAGTAAAAAATGGCAAATTACAAGCCGTAGAGAAAAAAGAAAATATCGACAAAAAATCCAAAGCTATACTTACCGCGCTTTTTGGCGAAACAATACCAACCGCGTTAAATGCATGGCAAAACGAGTTTAGTTATTTGGCACCTGGCGCAAAAATAATTGGGTTTTATGACGGTAATTTGTTAATAGAAGTTGTTTCAAATACGCACTTACACGCCATCATTTTAAGTAAAAAACGAATAATTGAAAAAATTAATCAATACTTTGGCAACTCCAAACCAATAAAAGGTTTAAAGTGCCATCTTAAATAATACTAATAAAGAAAATAGCTTAGGGAGTAATAAATGGCAAAGCAAGACATAGCAGTTCAACAATATGATGCATCAAAAATACAAGTGTTAGAGGGTCTTGAAGCGGTAAGAAAAAGGCCCGCAATGTACATTGGCTCAACTAGCCTTTCTGGGCTGCACCACCTTGTATATGAAACCGTTGATAATTCAATAGACGAAGTTCTCGCGGGACATTGTAAAAACATAGATGTTGTAATTCATCCAGACGGTTCGCTCTCCGTTCTTGACGATGGTCGCGGTATACCGGTAGACCCACATCCAAAATATAAAAACAAATCAGCACTTGAAGTTATAATGACAGTGTTGCATGCTGGCGGAAAGTTTGACAAAGGTTCTTACAAAGTGTCTGGTGGTTTGCATGGCGTAGGTGTTACCTGTGTAAATGCCCTATCTGAATGGCTAAAAGCTGAAGTGTACAGAGATGGGAAGGTTTATTTTCAAGAATTTCATCGCGGAAAGCCCGTTGAAGGTGTAAAAGTTGTTGGAAAAACCGATGATCGCGGTACAAAAATAACATTTTTACCAGACAGTGAAATATTCCCAGATACAAAATTTTCTTTTGATACTCTTTCAAACCGTCTAAGAGAGTTAGCCTTTCTAAACGCAGGCACTCGTATAACAATTATAGACGAAAGAGAAGATAAAGAGCACACCTTCAATTACGAAGGCGGCCTGATAACTTTTGTAAAGTATTTAAACGCCAACAAAACAATATTGCACGATAAGCCAATTTACTTCAGCAAAGAAAAAGAC
The window above is part of the Endomicrobiales bacterium genome. Proteins encoded here:
- a CDS encoding DUF721 domain-containing protein gives rise to the protein MAFLTPKEIITKVKNGKLQAVEKKENIDKKSKAILTALFGETIPTALNAWQNEFSYLAPGAKIIGFYDGNLLIEVVSNTHLHAIILSKKRIIEKINQYFGNSKPIKGLKCHLK